taataactgggtctcattTCTAGACAATTTGACATAGGTCAcagagacaaatgaatgagtagcacctgaatcaaataaaacaataacttgatatgatggaacagtaaaagtacctatcaccacatctgcgacagtctcagcatcacccggcatcaaAGCATAAATTTTTGCcgaggctacattcctctgctggcctccacgagggACCTGATACCCTCCCCATATTCACTCTTAACAATCTCCCCTGTTCTAAGTTCAAAATCAGATCCTATAACCTAAACACACGacccgaaaatagtttactatggttttcctgaaatcgtcaccccaggaaaaacacagaaaccaacAGGGAAATCCTATACCCAGACTATGGAATAAACCTCAAATtcttcctatactttggtattgcttccgctgcactctaaaatttatagaacctaacaacctaagctttgataccaaactgtaacgacatgatttttttttcttttcctatatatatatatactatgaaattccattgCTCTAATACCTATTGGTATAAGTCACAagcaacctaagcagcgagaagctgtatacataaaagcatatccACATATATATTTTACAATACTAGAGAGTTAGAACATTACCCAAGCTGTATATACACAACTATTCctaaaaataccctcaactgaaactggggctatacaaaaatgATCTCCCATAATACTCACCCtcagatagggcagtactgtagccccctctatctgcgagcctgatctgctcgcctaacaagatcacttgaaaaatgttaaatcactgggatgagacaacccTCAGTAAGACGAAGTATGCTATTGCTAGTgcgtgacaaatgagttacatatttgTAATAATATGATTTATAAAGATCATGGATAACCGAATTTGAAAGaaacatgtataaataatgtATAGTATCATCCTTACCTAAgttacttaacataactgtcattataaattttctattcataatacttctaatattcatagatacaACTATTGTTTTTGTAAATCTGTGTATACGTATAGTAACtcagaaaacttccctggatgggtaactgtatgtcatgatttaacctctcatgacagggttgtgcgacccgtaggcgggacttatcATTGGCTGGTCTACCAGGATAAATCAATATACTCctaaagtcagatcggcctcctcaactctaactgatggggagcctgtccactacataggcacgatcgactactataaatccacatactatctgagttatgtgattgcactctgaactgtaaatagctacggtactgtgctctgtaaactgatctgtaatggtccattagggtctgatactatataatatatttctatataaaatctaacTGTTTACCATGTTTCTataataattgtattaaccatgacactttaataaactgtatttctgtatgtcatggttctgtaaaactatataattatgGTACTATGAAAAACTGTAAAAACACCTTCCTGTctgtatatactataaatcatgatcttgaaaatactgtaaaagcATCTttctatatatactgtaaatcatgattctgtaattaCAATATAACCATAACTGtaataaaactgtatatcatgatattgTAGAAACTATATAAACGTAATTCTGTAAAAAACTGTGTAAAACTCtatactatatcaatattcttaTGCCACATAACTAAAATTCaataaacataatttataaaactATGTAAATTTCCTATTCTGAAAACCCATGAACctatactatattttactggtaaaaatctcttctttaactagcatagcatatttcccttacctgttactgaaaagcccctagtACGACTGGTCCTATACCTGCAAAGTTCCCTATTAAACACCtcgaaaacaacatttttcagaacaaaatttcattatttctttgagttctacattttctataactataggaaagccaaattcccaaataaaacccttatcttGAATTTAGGATGGGATTCAAATTAACCccgccaacgatccactctaacagatttgaagagaacttctccaggagtgtcgtggcgacttcggattgtcaatccgaTGAAGAATGAGCCTAGAATCTTAAAGAGAAGAGGgtaaaaccgaagaggagagagagggagagaaagagagagagagagagagagggagagagagagagagagttttgtgCTGAATATTATGCGTGAAATCCGAGTTTaaaactatttatacactgggtttcgtcgacgagacacatcacttcgtcgacgaggccacgaaggaggCTTGTCGAAGAATGTctactccttgtcgacgaaattcaggaaTTGAAATATAGTCTTtcagtattttcttgttgacAAGACCCATCCCCGTCGATGAGCCCCTTATGTGTGTTTATCGATGAATCCCCTctgtttgtcgatgagaccctgttaaAATTCCTTCTTTAATTCTTCTTTCTTGTCGTCCTTCTgctattaaattacgataattattcgggtctctacaggaTCGTTGGCGGAGTTAACTTGAATCCCATCCCAAATTCatggtaaggttttttatttggaatttggctttcctatagttgtagaaaatgtagaactcgaagaaatactgaagttatGTTTAGGGAgttgttgttttcaaggtgttgaatggggaaccctgtagGTGTAGGACCAGTTATATTAGGGGCTtaccagtagtcaggtaaggaaaatatgctatgctaattaaaatagagatttttactagtaaaatatagtatatgtttatgggtttttAGAGTAGGAagttatacagttttataaattatgtttaatgatttttaattattgtgtggcatgagaaaattGATATAGTTCAGAATTCTACATAGCGTTTTACAAAATTACgattatatagtttctacagattatacagttttattacaAAGTTATGGCGACATAGTGcttatagaatcatgatttacagtatatatacagaaagatgcttttacaatattttcaggatcatgatttacagtatatacagacaagaagatgtttttacagtttttttatagtaccatgattatacagttttacagaaccatgatatacagatcataAAACCATGACATAAAGAAATTCAGttgatacagaaatacagtttattacagcgtcatggttaatgtagttgatacagaatcatggtaaaacagatagattttaaatagaaatgtattatatagtatcagaccccgatggaacattacagatcagtttacagagcacggtaccgtagctatttacagttcgaagtgcaaccacataactcagatagtatgtgaatttatAGCAGTCGATCGTGTCTAtgtagtggacaggctccccgttagttagggttgaggaggccgatctgacttttagagtatagtgacttatcctggtaggccaaccagtgataGGTCCttcctacgggccgcacaaccctgtcatgaggggttaaatcatgacatacaattatccatccagggaaattttctcaattattatatgtatattcagatttacagaaacagaagaTGTAtctataaatattagaagtattatgaatagataATTCATAAAGATAGTtgtgttaagtaacataggtatgagctataatgtacgttatttatacatgttttctcaaatttagttatctatggtatttctaaatcagattttacaaatatgtaacttatttgccacatactagcaataacatatttcgttttATTAAGCgttatctcatcccagtgatttaacattttttaggtgatccagttaggcgagcagatcagactcacagatagaggggctacagtactgccctatctgtagggtgggtattttgggaggttatttttgtatagccctagttttAGATGAGGGCATTTTTTAGAATAGTtgtgtatttatattttgaaaaatattttgacactctggtattttatatatatggttatggttttatgaattcagtttctcactgcttaggttgtttGATGTGTCTCAGATTCCATGGGTTCTATCAGGACCGTGATgagggtttgatttatattaaaaggtatcagagcaatgaaatttcatagtatatatatacatatataaaaaaaggaaaaaaataatataaaataaggtCGTTACATTACCAAAAGTAAAGAGGATCCTAAACCTAAATATGTTAATAAATGTCGATATAGAattgattggccaaaatggaaataGGCTATCACAATAGAATTAAACTCtttgttaaaaaaaaagaagaagtttttggacctgtagtcCAGACAAAAGATGATGTCCaacccgttggatacaaatgggtatttgtgcgcaagagaaatgaaaataatgaaattactcgatataaagcaaggcttgtggcacaaggtttctcgcagaaacccggaattgattatgaggagacatattttCCCATAATGGATGGAATTATTTttagattcttaattgggctagcagtcACTAATCGACTGACTGTGCATCTTATGGATGcagtaacaacatacctatatggattgttagataatgaaatttatatgaaaatccctgaaggatttaagTTGCTTGAAGAAAAACtcagaaatttatattcaattaaaatcCAACGTTCTTTATATAGATTAAAGCAATCTGGACACATGTTGTttaatcgattaagtgagtaccttgtgaaagaaggattcataaataTTGATCtaatttgtccatgcatttttattaaaaagatcAGAATCCAGATTTGCTATAATTgctatttatgttgatgatttgaatttagttgagactcctgaagagctcactaaagctgctaattatttaactgcggaatttgagatgaaagatttaggaaagacaaaatattgtttTGACCTACAGATTGAATATGTAAATGGCGAAAATTTTTGttcatcaatataaatataccaaaaaGATATTAAGGCAATTATATATGGACAAAGTTTATCCTTTAAGATCTTTAATGATGGTGCGATCAtttgatgttaagaaggatccatttcgacctcatgattgggggggggggggaaggaatTACTTAGCCCTGaaataccatatttaagtgttattGGCTATTTGATGTATCtggccaattgtacaagacccgacATTATATTTTATGTAAATATACTAGTAAGATATAACTCTACTCCTACTCGGCGACACTAGAATGGAATTAAGCATGTTCTATGCTAGTTGAGAGGTGCATCTGATTTGAATCTATTGTACTCATTTGATTCTAAGtttcaactagtaggatatgcaaaTGTCAGATATCTATCTGaccctcacaatgctaaatctcaaattagATATGCATTTCTTTACGAAAAACTactattttttggaaatcaataaAATAGACAGGTACAACAGCATCGTCTaatcattctaaaatactaactatccatgaagctagtagagaatgcaTGTGGTTCAGATAAATGATTTCTTATATCTAGACAAATTGTGGTCTTTAATCAATCAAGggtattccaacagttttatatgaagaaaACACTGCATGTATAGgtcaactaagaggaggatacataaagggtgatataacgaagcatatctctccaaaattcttctatacacatgaactccaaaagaatggtgatatagatgttcagcagatccgatcaagtgataatatagcagatttgttcaccaaaattTTGCTTACTATAACATTCAAGAAAATTGGTTCATTTCATcaaaatgagacatcttaaaAGTCTTATCAGaaggagttaatatatgggtgacatctaagggggagtgttatgaaaaccataattttatttatttatttatttatttaatttaatagtgtttaattaattaataattaattttaattaaattttttttttccgggTTACTACATCAATCATTTAAATCTTGATTGACAAATAGGAGATTTTCAAATATCTCACTAAGGGTTGATGTCAACTAAAACTTAATTGAAAATTTGGTGATTTTCAAATCTCTTATTTAAGGGTTGACTCCGAGCTTCATTCAAACCCTAATTGATAACCAAGATACTTCCAAATCTCTCATTAAGGGTTGAGTCAAATCATCATTCAAACCTTGATTGCCAATTAGGAgattctttgaatctatcaatAAATGATTTACTTCAATCATCATTAAACCTTGATTGGCAATCAGGGAATTTTTCAACTATTACTTCATTAATTGATCGACTTCAATTAGCATTAAACCTTAATTGTCAATCAAAAGAAGTTTTAAAGTCATTCTCCTTAATTGATTGACTTTAATCAACAATAAACCTTGATTGACAATTAGAGGAATTTTCAACAAtcttttcattaattaattgacTTCAACCCTCATAAAATCTTAATGTTGATTAGGAGATTTTCAACCTCATCAATATTAAACTCTCAAATTTCAGTCATGGAGTTGAGACCACAATCTCCATTAATCCAACACTCAATCAATGATTCCATGCATCTCATTCTAGCCCCTGCTTAAGATAAGATATTTTTATGTTGACTTCCCCCCCTTAATCCTAACTTCCAAAGGAAAGAGTCGTCTTTGAATTTGTTCATGGCAATCaataaggttttttttttcattttttttttgttttcaatatTTAGGGTGGTTACCTGAGGCCAATCCTTCTTTTCAAACAAGAGCATGTCAAAGTTTTCAACTCCATTTTTTGAGCTCTTTGACAATGATGTTTTATTGAATTTCCCAGAAGGGGAatattttttcttctcttttctttatctctagttaacacacacacacacacacacacatagcaaTAACTGGTTTTAGAACCGATGTTGATAGGGGTGTTGGTAGACTAATCTCCCTTAGAATGGTTGGTCCACCTTTCCTACACACAAATATACTCCAGATCCCTTGCTTTATGTGTTGGAGActtcttaggttttttttttttttttacctttggTTTCcttaaacaaataataataataatcataaagcTGGCGACTCcatattttcaatctttataTTTTCTTAGAGTCCTATCCATCCTTGTTTGACtttcttgtttgaaaaatcacCATGAAACTCTCCATTCGTCAGCACACCCTTAGACCAGAATCTGGTGTCAACATtagctattatatatatatatatatatatatatatatatatatatattaatttagcTCTCTTCAATTATAAAATTGGTACTTTACAAGTTTTAAAGTGCTTGCTATAGTAGATTATTCAGATAGGTTcctattagggtttaggttttatttatattttttaatattttaaaattttcataaattaccaaaaattTCCTAATTAATTTCTAGTGAGGTTTTGGAGTATTAGAGTGTTTTAGACCTTGCTTGCATTTTAAATTGAGTTTGAAGAGTGAAAATATGAGAAAAGGTGAGAGTTTGAAGATAAATTGTTGCTTGTTGTGTATGAAACTCTCTATTCATAAGCATGAGATGTTGAGATCAAGTTTGAATTTATTTGACTTGCATGAGACTCTACTTTGGTATGATTAGGAGATGTGCATGTTTGGCCAAATTGTTTAATATGACTTTAATGATATGCGATGTTCCGTATGCATGTGATGTAATTGGGTCTTTTGTGTGATAATCTTTGAATTCTTGAAGATGGACTGAAATGGATGAAAATTGAAAGAATCTTAATTAAAAGTCTAACAATGAATGTTATAGGGGGATGCACTAGCATTCCATCTTAGGTTTCTTGAGGTGAAGGAAGTCTTGCATGTTAAATTGGAATACCATAAGAATGCAAGGTGGAATAATATTAAATGACAAGATAATCTTCACAAAATAAAAGACAATAAATGTGAATTGCTAATTATACATAACTTAGTAGATACTCTTCTTACAACGGATgtgtaggggggggggggtgttagtACCTTCCCCTCTCATAAATGTATTATTGAATATAGACTTTGGTATCAATTGCTTAAAACCCTATGAGTAGCTAGGTGTTTTAACCTCACCTAGGACAAAGTAGGTTAGCAGTGATCTAGTCGACATATTTTGACCTACATCTCATTCCCCCAACTCCAGTTTCACAATTTGAATTCGCCATTCATGTTGGGATGGTTCGAAAATCCATCTCAATAGAGATGAGACTTTAGAACGTGTTGACATCAACTATGAATTGGGTATAGTTATACGATGTGACTTAATTATGTTTCGATGCATAGAAGAGTCAAACAACCAGCAACCCTTTTGAGTTTATGATCAACTAGTCCTTAATGTTACCTAATAGTAGATATGAGTcttatgaaataaaaaaaaagtccAAGAGCATACTTCACCGATAAATATAGATAGAATATTGAGACAACCTAAGCCTAGTTAGAGAAAGATAGCAAAGGGGTAAAGAACAAAATGTACAAATTATGGGAGAAGACCTTTATATTTCAGCATAAAGActaaacattttttaaacttTATCTAGAATAAATCATGTCAAGAATCAAGATGGGAAACAACTAAAATATGAAAGATCAGTtcatatttagaaaaaaattgaTAAGATCTATTACGAGGTTGATCTTTCGACTTGAATGAGAGTACATCTACTTTACTTCAACTGCCTCAAAAATATTCTTTCATGACTGAAAATTCAGTTGACAATTAGTTAACTAAAAATATTATGTAAAAGCAAGCAACACAAATAAAAGGCGTTAAATAGATCTTGTAGATTGAAAGTGAAAATCAATTAAGAATAAGGGTTCTCTTTTGGTGAGGACACGTATTCGCGCACTAATCCCGTTTGGCAATCTATCTTCAATCATTGAAGCCTCAGACTCAACAATTATAGTTCTTTTTTTATTGcgcaaatataattttttatattaaaatatattcatataaatggaaatttatttatatttttacaattaaaaaaaaaaatatttaaaagaacgCCTGGGCTTTCTTCTCCCACAGATTTTTCAAGTGCCGATCGGCCCGATACCACCACCTGCCGGCTCCtttctgcctctctctctctctctctctctccctctctctctccatatCGAAAAATGTCGAACGCAGAAGTGTCTCTTGACGATGCGAATGGGGATTCATTTCAGAAGGTGAAGCAGGGTTTTAAGGATCGATCCAAGGTAAGGAGAATTTTATGCTTCTATTTGTTTCGAAATTTcgaattgtttttgtttttttttattttttatgagtttGTGGTTTATTTGATTTGGGCATGTTTGGTTTTGTAGAAAGTGGCTCAAACGAAGGAGATGTTGTCGAAACAGGCAGTTCAGACGAAGGAGATCTTGTCCAAACAGGCCGTTAAGATCGCCAAGCGGGCTGAAGAGCACGAGAGATTCATCAATAAGGTATGGGCATTTCTCAGGTTTTAAAGTTATGCGTCATTAGTGAATGGTTTGGATTGATGGGTTTCTCAGTTGGGATTTTTTGATTTATCAACTCAGTCGCATGTATTCATTCAGGAAATTGTTTGACTTTTTGGGTTACTCAAAACATTGGCGTTTTTAAACTTACATTTTTGTTGATTTTCTGAATTCATATATTTTTGATTATTTGGGTTACTCAAAACATTGGCGTTTTTTAACTTACATTTTTGTTGGTTTTCTGAATTCATGTTGTTTGATTATTTGGGTTGCTCAAAGTATTCTATTTTTTGAACTTATATTTTGATTGACTTTAAGAATTCGTGTTTATTGTTTGATTATTTGGGTTACTCGAAACGTCTGATTTTCAACTTACATTTTGATTGATTTTATGGAATCATGTTATTGAGTTTAACTTACCTTGTGATTGAAATTTCATGTTTAGGTGACTCATCTGTTGGGGGTTCTCGGGTTCGGGGCATTTTGCTTCCTCTTGGGATGGAGTGAGTTATAAGTATCTAGCCTTATGGATGGACTACATTGAAAACAATGGGTCCAACATATCCATTCATTTTTTTTGCTGTTTCACTTTTTCTTACATTGGTTTTCATTTCTCAGGACCACAAGATGTCCCCTATGTATATTGTTTGTTTTATGTCACCTTTGTTCCTCTTCGGTGGATATACTATCGGTTCAAAAAATGGCATTATTATCTTTTGGTAAGTTTTGTGATCATATCTTGACACATTTGTTATATTTTGTTGAACTGagttattgcattattttttaCTAAATTGAAACTTAAGAAGTTTTATGGCTATGGGATTTTGAGCTTCTGGAGTGAAATTTTGTCACTTAGACTACTAGGTAACACAATAACATGAAATGTGAGAAGCTGAATGACAGAAAGTATGTGTGGAACTAACTATATTAGTGAATTGTGTTGAGTTGAGTTTAGCTGCAAATTACCATCTTATTTTCAATCTATAGATTGTATATAGAGAACCTGATCACTTTATTACATGTTCCtaagtttttctttgtttttttttgttattttgttttcctTTGGGGTGGGAGGCGGGGGGCTTCTGAAGCAGAAGATTGAGGAAGGTAATATAAATGTTCATTTTGTCCTGCAGGATTTCTGTTATTATGCCAATACAATATTCTTGGTCATGCTTCTCCTATATCCAGGAAATGAAAAGCTTTTTATGGTTTGCTTCTCATTTGCGGAGGTACTCAAACAAGCCCCATTACCTTGCGCCATTTTTTATGATAGTTGCATCCACTTTTTCCAATTCACAGCTCTTTGAATGCTGCTGCAGGGGCCATTAGCGTGGGCATTGATTGTTTGGCGTTGTAGCTTGGTTTTTAGTTCTGTTGATAAAATTGTTAGTGTTCTTATACATCTTTTACCTGGTAAGTTGGATCCCGTCTGTTTTTGGGATGGTACTGTTTGCAATTGACATATAACTTAAATTTAACTTGAAACCCATTTTTCGTCAGTTCTATCTAAAATAATTTTCCTCAATACTATCTCAAGTAATTTTTACATATTGAATGTTGTTTTCCTGATCATTTAATGCAATTTTATGTAATATACTTGAGTTTTGAGAGCTATTggcaattcttttttttttttttttaaattatgaatttGACTCATGTGGGTTCCTACTGTAATTGTTAAGCTTATATATAATTTTGTCTTTACAACCAAAAGGAATATAGATTTGAATGAGAAATTAACTTTTTGGGGGTTTTTATTAGTGTAGTCTAGAAATTACAAATTCCTCAAAAAGAGAAAtgcaatttttttaattatgaatCTGATTCTTGTAGGTTCCTACTGTAATTGTTAAGCTTCCATATAATTTTCACTTTTGCAACCACAAGGAATGGCAGATCTGAATGAGAAATTAacttttttagggtttttattagTTGTAGTCTACAaattacaaatttacaaattcCTCAGGAAGAGAAATGTAACATTGTTATTAGATATGGAAGTTCTCAAGGCAGTGTTTGTCGATTGTACTTGTTGAAATTCTCCTTTAGTTATTGACTTAGGtaaaatccaaatccaagctcTATAATCTGTACGTCCAAACTCTGCCTTGAGAACTTCTAACATTGAGTGaataagttttatgggaaaacaccTCTTACTGAATGCTATGAATTTCTTAGTTTGAAAGTGAATTTTTTGTACCAAAATttgaacaattaaaaaaaaaaaatccataaatcCCACTAGATGGCCTTTCCACCATTTTACATGATCTAAGACAATATCCTCGTTGGAGTGCTGTTAAATATTAACCTATTATCTTAGTCTATGTTATTTCATTTCTACCCTTTAGACCCTCTAGCATCTACTAGATCAACCAAATCATTTTACCAAGCACTCCACACACCTTCGCCCCACTcctcgccccccccccccccctcccccggccaaaagaaaaaaagttttCCTAACCACCCCTATCGCATCCTCACTGTTTTGCCTAACAATAAGAGTTTCTTCGCTTACCAGTTATATTGCTCATCGTTGACATCATTTATACTGCATTTACTTTTATGGAAATATCATTTTTTAGTTTTACCACATTCTAATTCATATAACTTAGCATATCTTCTATACAACTCTCTAAATTTTAGGATGTACATCACACAGAGCCCCTGAAGTACTTCTCAATTTTACCCAATGTGCTCTAATTCTATGCATCACTCCATTCTTTAGTTCCTAACAGAAACACAGGGCACTCAACATGAATAATTTTTTCAGGGATAGTTTTCTTCATCATTCGATGGTGGGATCCAGCAACTTTTGAAGCCATGCATCCTGCGGGAACTGCTCGCAGAGCTTCATGGCCTTATGTTGAAGGGAAGTCATACCTATGGACATGGCTGTTTCTGGTTCCCTTAGTTGCTTACACCCTCTGGCAGGCTCTCTATTTTCTCATTGTCAATGTCCTACGTCGACAGAGACTGTTGAGAGATCCTGAAGTCATGACTTCTTACAGGTACATTATCTTTCTAAAATTTGACTATGCATGCGTACTTGCACACATGTACAAATGAATGGGTGGGTTCAAATCAGCTTAGTTATGTTCCTGTGTCACCCTTTGTTCTAACGAGTCATGTGTTTGTTAGGGAACTCTCGAAAAAAGCACAGAAAGCAAACAATGTATGGTGGCGTCTTAGTGGTTTGCTTGGAGATCAAAACCGCTTGCTTATGTATACCTTGTTCCAAGCATTGTTCACTGTTGCAACCATGGCACTGACAGTCCCAATTTTCTTGTCATATGAAATGCATGTGGTTTTCCAAATATTGAAGGTGTCTGCAACTATATGGAATGGAGCAAGCTTTCTCCTGGAAGTAATGCCTAGGCAGGTGATTCTCAAGGAGAAGAAAAAGTTGGACACGCAGTCGCCACAAACTCTGGAAACCCCACCCTTACATGTGGCAAAGATCTCAACAGAGGCTGAGGAGTGGCACCAGTCATGACAGTTCTGTAAGAATAGTTTGCAGAACCTTGTTTTGTAACCTGCGATTAAACCAAATTGCACCAGCTGATCTAGCTCAATAGTTATTGATTGTGTGCTAGTTTTGCAAATTAGTGATAATGATTGATCTGATGTATAGATGACTCTTAGAACCTAGTTTCAACTCTGGAATGGAGGGATATGTCAAATATTGTACCATCATTTGTAGTTCTGAGGTCAGAGTCTGATTTTTTGGTTATACTGTTCGAAGTATTCTCGCCCTGTATGTAGTCCCCAACACTAGGCAAAGAAATTCAATCACTAATCTTCAGTATTTAACTCCTAGAAACATCTTGAAGATTGAGCTGCTAATGTCATTTTGTTTTCGTAGGAAAGCCTCATTTAGATG
This window of the Malania oleifera isolate guangnan ecotype guangnan chromosome 6, ASM2987363v1, whole genome shotgun sequence genome carries:
- the LOC131158367 gene encoding glycerophosphocholine acyltransferase 1, translating into MSNAEVSLDDANGDSFQKVKQGFKDRSKKVAQTKEMLSKQAVQTKEILSKQAVKIAKRAEEHERFINKVTHLLGVLGFGAFCFLLGWRPQDVPYVYCLFYVTFVPLRWIYYRFKKWHYYLLDFCYYANTIFLVMLLLYPGNEKLFMVCFSFAEGPLAWALIVWRCSLVFSSVDKIVSVLIHLLPGIVFFIIRWWDPATFEAMHPAGTARRASWPYVEGKSYLWTWLFLVPLVAYTLWQALYFLIVNVLRRQRLLRDPEVMTSYRELSKKAQKANNVWWRLSGLLGDQNRLLMYTLFQALFTVATMALTVPIFLSYEMHVVFQILKVSATIWNGASFLLEVMPRQVILKEKKKLDTQSPQTLETPPLHVAKISTEAEEWHQS